From a single Glycine soja cultivar W05 chromosome 19, ASM419377v2, whole genome shotgun sequence genomic region:
- the LOC114400871 gene encoding magnesium transporter MRS2-I-like isoform X2 produces MALAGSVVELQASSVKKKTAVSRSWILLDHYGKGTVLDADKYAIMRLVQIHARDLRILDPLLSYPSTILGREKVIVLNLEHIKAIITADEVLLRDPTDDDVVPIVEELRRRLPKVSAAEQGQGEEEACAQDGEGGEENEFPFEIRALEVLFEAICSFLDARTRELETSAYPALDELTSKISSRNLDRVRKLKCAMTRLTIRVQKIRDELENLLDDDDDMADLYLSRKLAASSSPTSSSDAPYWLYGSPNTGSKRHKSSRASGTTVQRENDVEELEMLLEAYFMQIDGTLNKLATLREYIDDTEDYINIQLDNHRNQLIQV; encoded by the exons ATGGCTCTTGCTGGCTCTGTGGTTGAGCTTCAAGCCTCTTCAGTAAAGAAGAAAACTGCAGTTTCCAGAAGTTGGATTCTGCTGGACCACTATGGCAAAGGCACTGTTCTTGATGCGGATAAGTATGCTATCATGCGCCTGGTTCAAATTCACGCCAGAGATCTTCGGATTCTCGACCCTCTCTTATCGTATCCTTCCACCATTTTGGGCAGAGAGAAAGTCATTGTTCTCAATTTAGAG CACATTAAAGCTATCATCACTGCAGATGAG GTGTTGCTAAGAGACCCAACGGATGATGACGTTGTTCCAATTGTTGAGGAACTTCGACGACGGTTACCCAAAGTAAGTGCTGCTGAGCAAGGCCAAGGAGAAGAAGAGGCGTGTGCTCAAGATGGTGAAGGTGGAGAAGAAAATG AATTTCCATTTGAGATACGAGCTTTGGAAGTTTTATTTGAGGCAATTTGTAGTTTCCTTGATGCACGAACGAGAGAGCTAGAGACTTCTGCTTATCCAGCTTTGGACGAACTGACCTCTAAG ATCAGTAGTCGTAATTTGGATAGAGTGCGGAAATTGAAATGTGCAATGACCAGGTTGACAATTCGAGTTCAAAAG ATTAGGGATGAACTAGAAAACCTACTTGATGACGACGACGACATGGCTGATCTTTACTTATCAAGAAAATTGGCTGCTTCATCCTCTCCAACTAGTAGCTCTGATGCTCCATACTGGCTTTATGGGTCTCCAAATACAGGTTCAAAACGACACAAATCAAGCAGAGCAAGTGGAACAACAGTTCAAAGGGAGAATGATGTTGAGGAGCTCGAAATGTTACTTGAG GCCTATTTCATGCAAATTGACGGCACATTAAATAAATTGGCCACA TTGCGAGAATATATCGATGACACAGAAGATTACATCAACATACAG CTTGACAATCACCGAAATCAACTGATTCAGGTATAA
- the LOC114400871 gene encoding magnesium transporter MRS2-I-like isoform X1, which produces MALAGSVVELQASSVKKKTAVSRSWILLDHYGKGTVLDADKYAIMRLVQIHARDLRILDPLLSYPSTILGREKVIVLNLEHIKAIITADEVLLRDPTDDDVVPIVEELRRRLPKVSAAEQGQGEEEACAQDGEGGEENEFPFEIRALEVLFEAICSFLDARTRELETSAYPALDELTSKISSRNLDRVRKLKCAMTRLTIRVQKIRDELENLLDDDDDMADLYLSRKLAASSSPTSSSDAPYWLYGSPNTGSKRHKSSRASGTTVQRENDVEELEMLLEAYFMQIDGTLNKLATLREYIDDTEDYINIQLDNHRNQLIQLELFISAGTVCMSLYSLVAAIFGMNIPYTWKAPGHEHVFKWVVIFGGMVCASLFLSIVSYARRKGLVGS; this is translated from the exons ATGGCTCTTGCTGGCTCTGTGGTTGAGCTTCAAGCCTCTTCAGTAAAGAAGAAAACTGCAGTTTCCAGAAGTTGGATTCTGCTGGACCACTATGGCAAAGGCACTGTTCTTGATGCGGATAAGTATGCTATCATGCGCCTGGTTCAAATTCACGCCAGAGATCTTCGGATTCTCGACCCTCTCTTATCGTATCCTTCCACCATTTTGGGCAGAGAGAAAGTCATTGTTCTCAATTTAGAG CACATTAAAGCTATCATCACTGCAGATGAG GTGTTGCTAAGAGACCCAACGGATGATGACGTTGTTCCAATTGTTGAGGAACTTCGACGACGGTTACCCAAAGTAAGTGCTGCTGAGCAAGGCCAAGGAGAAGAAGAGGCGTGTGCTCAAGATGGTGAAGGTGGAGAAGAAAATG AATTTCCATTTGAGATACGAGCTTTGGAAGTTTTATTTGAGGCAATTTGTAGTTTCCTTGATGCACGAACGAGAGAGCTAGAGACTTCTGCTTATCCAGCTTTGGACGAACTGACCTCTAAG ATCAGTAGTCGTAATTTGGATAGAGTGCGGAAATTGAAATGTGCAATGACCAGGTTGACAATTCGAGTTCAAAAG ATTAGGGATGAACTAGAAAACCTACTTGATGACGACGACGACATGGCTGATCTTTACTTATCAAGAAAATTGGCTGCTTCATCCTCTCCAACTAGTAGCTCTGATGCTCCATACTGGCTTTATGGGTCTCCAAATACAGGTTCAAAACGACACAAATCAAGCAGAGCAAGTGGAACAACAGTTCAAAGGGAGAATGATGTTGAGGAGCTCGAAATGTTACTTGAG GCCTATTTCATGCAAATTGACGGCACATTAAATAAATTGGCCACA TTGCGAGAATATATCGATGACACAGAAGATTACATCAACATACAG CTTGACAATCACCGAAATCAACTGATTCAG CTAGAGCTCTTCATTAGTGCCGGGACTGTCTGTATGTCCTTATATTCATTGGTGGCTGCAATATTTGGTATGAACATACCATATACATGGAAAGCACCAGGCCATGAACATGTGTTTAAATGG gtGGTGATCTTTGGCGGAATGGTTTGTGCATCCTTGTTTTTATCCATAGTATCGTATGCCCGACGCAAAGGCCTTGTTGGgtcttga